The DNA region CAAGAATATTTAAATTTCAAAATGTATTAAATGATAAAATCGTAAAAAAGAAAATTGAAGAAAAAGTGAAACAACTTTTACCAGACAAACGTGTTGGTGATTTTAATCAAGCTTTGATGGAAATTGGAGCAATTATTTGTTTGCCAAAAGGGAAACCAAACTGTTTAAATTGCCCTTTTCAATTTGACTGTATGGCATATAGAGAAGACTTATTACAAATTATTCCTGCTAAAAAGATAAATAATGCAAGAAGAATTGAATATAAAACGATTCTTTTACTTCACTATAATGGGTTATATGCAATTCATAAAAGATTGGAAAGAGGATTATTATCAAACTTATGGGAGTATCCTAATTTTGAGAATTATTTATCAAAAGAAGAAGTCATACTTCTTTTACAAAATGAAGGATATAGTTATTCTAATATATTTGATTTAGAAGAAAAAAAACATATATTTTCTCATTTGGAATGGTACTTGATTGGATACAACATTGAAGTTCTTTCAAAACCAAAGACTGATTTGTATGAATGGGTCTCGTTACAAGACATTAAGAAGGTTTATTCTATCCCAAAGGCGTTTCAGTATTTTACTCCTCTAAAATAACTATTTTTATAAAAGTCTTCGTTGGTCAATTATCTTTTTGTTACATGTGCGATTGTGTTAAAAGAAGGTTGACAACGCTTACATTATTGGGTATAATGAAGTTAAATTTAATACACACAGAGGCGCGATATATTGGTATTTTATCGATGAAAATAAGATAAACCTTAGATGCGATAAAAAAAGGAATATATTGCCGAAAGAGATGATGGGTTAATCTGTCAAACTCTTGGTATGTGAGCGAATGCTTAAATACTGCCATCAATGATGGAGAGCTGTTATATTGTAAAAATATAGCGGCTTTTTTTTGTGGAAGGAGGGCTATTATGAAAGGATTTACGCTTGAAGAAATAAAAGTCGGTCAGACCGAAACATTTACAAAAACGTTCACACTTGAAGATGTTGAATTGTTTGGTAAAATTACTGGAGACTTAAATCCTGCACATATGGACGAAGAATATGCTAAAAACAGTATTTTTAAGAAACGGATCGTTCATGGAATGTTTGTAGGGGCATTGTTTAGCACTATATTTGGAGTTAAACTGCCTGGACTTGGAAGTATTTATACAAAACAATCATTAAAATTTACAAAACCCGTGTTTTTTGGAGACACAATTAATGCAAAAGTTACAGTAAAAGAGATAATCAGCGAACGAAATAGAGTGGTATTTGAATGTGTTGCGACGAACCAATACGAAGAATGTGTAGTATTGGGAGAAGCAGAAATTATGCCACCTCGATAAGGAGGACTAATGAAAGGGTTAATAACTAAAGAAGATTTTAAATCACTTTTAAAAGACGGAATTGTTTTGATGGTTGGTGGATTTTTAAGCAATGGTAGTCCGGAAAGACTCATCGATTTAGTGCTAGAAAGTAATGTCAAAGATTTGACAATTATTTGCAATGATGGTGGATTTGAAAATTTAGGAGTCGGGAAATTAATTGCAAAACAGCGTGTTAAAAAATTAATCGCATCTCACATAGGAACAAATCCATTTGTTGGAACGTTAATGCAAACCAATGAAATGGAAGTGATTTTGGTTCCTCAAGGAACGTTAGTGGAACGAATTAGAGCTGGAGGAGCAGGGCTTGGGGGGATTTTAACACCAACCGGTCTTAATACTTTGGTTGAAGTAAACAAATGTGTAATTACGGTTCGAGGAATAGATTACTTATTAGAAGAACCTTTAAGAGCGGATATTTCTTTAATTGGAGGAGCAATTGCAGATAAATTTGGAAATCTTCAGTTTATTCAAACAATGAGAAATTTTAATCCGGTAATGGCACTTGCTTCAGATCTTGTTGTGGTAGATGCAGTCAAACGAGTTGAAATGCTAGATCCTGAGTGTATTATCACTCCTTTTCCTTTGGTTGACTATATTTTGGAGGATGAAACTCATGGATGATAAACAAATAATTGCTAAAAGAATTTCTTTAGAATTAAAAGATGGAGATTTAGTTAATTTAGGAATTGGAATTCCTACTTTGGTTGCGGATTATATAGACCATAATAAAAATATCACATTTCAAGCTGAAAACGGAGTGATTGGACTAGGACCATTAACCGAAGAAGAAACAAATCTTGTGAATGCGGGAGGAAATAAAGCTACAATCTTACCAGGAGGATCTTTTATTGATTCTTTACTATCTTTTTCTTTGATCCGAGGAGGACATATTGATATTACCGTTTTAGGAGCTTTAGAAGTGGATGAAGTAGGAAGTCTTGCTTCTTGGATTATTCCTGGTAAAAAAGTGCCAGGAATGGGTGGAGCAATGGATTTGGTGGTAGGTGCTAGAAAAGTAATTATCGCAATGACTCATACAAACAAAGGAAAACCAAAAATATTAAAAGAATGCATGTTACCACTAACGGCATTTAAACAAGCAAATCTAATTGTAACAGAAATGGCGGTCATTTCTGTAGAAAATGATGGACTGCATTTGTTAGAAATTCATCCAGATTATACGATTGAAGAGATAAGACAAGCTACGGGAGCCGCTTTAATTATAAAAGATGTCATCCCGATGAAAGGAATATAAAAATGAAAACAATGTTACGTGTTAGAATGTCATTTCAAGATGCTCACTATGGCGGAAATCTAGTTGATGGGGCTCGTATTCTTGGTCTTTTTGGTGATGTAGCGACTGAATTATTAATTACAAACGATGGAGATGAAGGGTTATTTAGAGCTTATGATCAAGTTGATTTTTTCGCTCCAGTTTATGCAGGAGATTATTTAGAAGTATATGGTGAAATCACACATATTGGAAACACTTCAAGAAAAATGGAGTTTTCTTGTTATAAAGTTATTCAAGCGATGCCTTCCATTTCTCCAAGTGCTGCAAGTGTATTAGAAAATAAATTATTAGTCGCAAGCGCCACAGGAACTTGTGTTGTTCCAAAATCACTTCAACGAAAATGATGACAAAATTAATTATTACTTGCGCCATTACGGGAGCAGAAGTGACGAAGGAACAAAATCCTGCAGTTCCTTATACAATAGATGAAAATGTAAGAGAAGCATATAATGCTTATCTTGCGGGAGCTAGCATTATTCATTTACATGCAAGAATGGATGACGGTTCACCAACTCAAGATGAAAATCGGTTTCAAGAATTGATTCATGCCATTAAAGAAAAATGTCCTGATGTTATTATCCAAGTTTCCACAGGCGGCGCTTTAGGCATGTCAAGAACAGAAAGACTTGCTCCTTTGAACCTAAACCCTGAAATGGCAACTTTAGATTGTGGAACACTAAATTTTGGTGGAGATGATATTTTTGTTAATACAGAAAACGATATTATATATTTCGCTAAAACGATGCATGAAAAAAAGGTTCCTTATGAATTAGAATGTTTTGAAAAAGGGCATGTTGATACAGTGTTAAGGTTATACAGAAAAGGATATATTATCTCGCCCTTACGTTTTAGTTTTGTTCTTGGAGTAAACGGAGGAATGTCAGGAGAACAAAGAGATTTTCGCTTTTTAAAAGAAAGCATTCCTGAAGAAGCTACTTTTAGTGTGGCTGGAATTGGAAAATTCGAATTTTCTTTAGCAGAAGAATCCATTATTCAAGGTGGACACGTTCGAGTTGGTCTAGAAGACAACTTATACATTGAAAAGAACCGATTAGCATCTTCAAATGCTGAATTAGTATATAAAATCGTTGATATTGCAAAAAAACATCATCGAGAAATTGCTTCGCCAAAAGAAGCGAGAGAAATTCTAGGAATGGAGTGAAGTATGAATAAACTATGTAAATATGGAACACATCGAGTTCTTTCTCCTTTAAAAGCATTACCTCAAGGAGCGGATATTCTTGATAATACAATGATTTGTCAAGACAATGAAATCTTAATTGATGTAAAAACATTAAATATTGATTCAGCTTCTTTTACACAAATAAAGAACGTGTCAAACGGAAATATAGAAGCTATGAGTGAAATGATTCTTTCTATTGTATCTATGAGAGGGAAAATGCAAAATCCTGTTACAGGTTCTGGAGGAATGCTTCTGGGAACGGTTAAAGAAATAGGATCTTCTCTTAAAAAAGATTTGAAAATTGGTGATGAAATTGCATCGTTGGTTTCGTTGTCTCTAACACCGCTAAAGATTCATAAAATTTTACAGATTCATCCTGAAAAGGATCAAGTAGACATTATTGGAGAAGCCATCTTATTTGAAACTGGAATTTATGCTAAAATACCTTCAGATTTACCTTCACATTTAGTTCTTTCTGCTTTAGATGTCGCTGGAGCTCCGGCACAAGTAAACCGTCTTGTAAAGAAAGGACAAAGCGTTTTAATTTTGGGCGCGTCTGGGAAGAGCGGATTATTATGTGCATACCAAGCAAGAAAAAACACAGGAGAAAAAGGGAATGTCATTGGAGTAATATATGACGAAAGTCAATTAGAAGAATTACAAAGATTAGATGTTTGTCATCAAATTATAATTGGCGATGCTAGAAATCCGATGGAAATATATGAAAAAGTGTTACAGGTAAATCAAAACGAACTAGTAGATATTACTATTAATGTAGTGAATATTCCAAACACGGAGATGACGTCAATTTTGCCTACAAAAAATACTGGGATTGTATACTTTTTTAGTATGGCAACCTCCTTTACAAAAGCTGCGCTTGGCGCAGAAGGAATTGCCAGTGAAGCTACAATGATTATTGGAAATGGGTATACGGAAAATCATGCGGAATTGACCTTAAATTTATTAAGAGAATCGCCTACGTTGTATGATATTTTTATGAAAAGATATGGAAAAGAGGAATAATATGATTCAAACAAATGATGCTTACCTTGAAAGAAAGAAAAAATATTTTCCAAACATTTTAGATTCTCAATGGAATGATTGGCATTGGCAAGTGAAAAACAGAATTACAAGTGTTGAAGAATTAAATAAATACTTGAATGTTTCCAAAGAGGAATCATCAGACATTGCTAATGTGTTAAAAAAATTCAGAATGGCAATTACTCCTTATTATTTGACACTCATTGATCCTGAAAATCCTGATTGTCCCATTCGCAAGCAAGCAATTCCTGGAATTTCTGAATTATTAATCGGCAAAAACGATATGGTTGATCCACTCGATGAAGATGTAGATTCGCCAGTACCAGGACTCACACATAGATATCCTGATAGAGTGTTGTTTTTGATTACGGATATGTGTAGTGTGTATTGTAGGCATTGTACAAGAAGAAGATTTGCAGGGCAAACAGACCATCAAGCACCGAGTGAAAGAATTAATAAAGCCATTGAATACATCAAAAACACGCCTCAAATTCGAGATGTTTTATTGTCTGGTGGAGACGCTTTATTACTAAGCGATCAAATGTTAGAAAGCATCATTTCAAGACTACGCGAGATTGAACATGTAGAAATTATTCGTTTAGGGACAAGAGTTCCCGTTGTAATGCCTCAACGAATTACAACAGAACTAGTAGATATGTTAAAAAAATATCATCCAATTTGGGTAAACACCCACTTTAATCATGTTAATGAAATTACTAAAGAAAGCAAAGAAGCCATTGATAGATTAGCAGATGCTGGAATCCCTTTAGGGAATCAAAGTGTCTTGTTAAGAGGCGTCAATGATTGCTTGCCTACTATGAAGAAATTAGTAACAAAGTTAGCTCAAATTAGAGTAAGACCTTATTACATATATCAATGTGATCTTTCAGTAGGAATAGAACATTTTCGCACACCAATCTCAAAAGGTATTGAAATAATGGAAGGGTTAAGAGGACATGTGTCTGGATATTGTGTCCCTACATTTGTAGTAGATGCGCCAGGTGGTGGAGGTAAAATTCCATTAATGCCAAACTATATTATTTCTATGGCACCAAACCGGGTAGTTTTAAGGAATTATGAGGGAGTTATTACAACGTATAGCGAACCCACAGATTATGTCAATATTGATGATTGCGAAAATGGAAACTCAGATTCAGTTAGAGGTGTAAGCGCACTTTTAAGTGGAAAAAGAATTTCTATTGAACCAAGTTCTTTAGAAAGAAGAAAACGGCCATTAAAACAGTAGCGAGTCATGTAAGAAATTATGATGTAATTAGTATTGTGGGAAATGCTAAAAACGCAGGTAAAACAACCGTGTTAAATAAATTAATTGATTCGTTCAAAGAAAAAATTATTGGGATAACCTCTATCGGATTAGATGGAGAAAAAATAGATCAAATTACTAGATTGCCAAAGCCAAGAATTAAAGTGTATCCCAAAATGATTGTTGGAACTGCCAAAAATTGTTTGGAAGAAATAACAGCCACTTACAAAATATTAAAAGAAACCGATATACAAACATCTATAGGAAAAATCGTTATTATTGAAATTATTGAAGAAGGTTTTTGTTTAGTTGCAGGGCCATCCCTTATAAGTGACATGGAAAAAATAATTCTTAAGTTAAAAGAATTTCAATGCGAAAAAATATTTATAGATGGAGCTTTTTCAAGACATACAACCGCAGGTCTTGCTGATGCAACTCTTTTTTGTGTTGGAGCAAATCAAGCAAATTCCATTGAAGAAGTTATTCAAGATGCTATGATGTCCATTCAAAAATTTCAGTTGCCTCAAATTGAAGAACGGTTTGCGTTCCTTGATAAATATGAACACATTGCATCAATTAATCAATATGGAAAAGTTCATATATTAGATGAATCATCTACCCTAATTCATCCTGAACAAATCATTTCCGAATTGGACAAAAACACAAAATATTTGTACATTCCAAATGCGTTAGGGCCAAAAATTATTCATGCTTTGATTAATAACAGAAATGAAATTAAAATTCATTTGATTTTACAAACACCCATTAACTTACAAGCAAATGAAAAATTATTAAAACATTTATTTCAATTGAACCAACAAATCTATGTTATACATCCCATTCATTTGATAGCAATTATGATAAATCCTTATTCTCCAAAAGGATATTCATTTGATAAAATTCTTTTTAAAGAATTATTTATGCAAAAAACCACATTGCCAATTTTGAATGTGCTTGAAGAAAGCGAGTAAAAATGAAAAAACTACATTTAAATCAAGATAATATTGACGCATGCCGTCTTTATGCAACGCAAATTACAGATGATGTACAACATTTTATTTATCAACATACAACCGTAGCTGTTGAACGAAGTGTTTGCCGAATGCTTGGCATTGACGGAATTGATGAATTTGACGTTCCAATTCCGAATGTAATGGTAGATGATGTTTTAAAAAACGGGGATTTGTCGTTAGGGATATCTTCGTACATAGCAAGCGCATTAGAACATTTAGGGATATCTTTAGATGAATTTGTTAAACAATATAATTTAAAAAAAGTTAAATTATGTGATTATCCTTTATTAACTCCAACTCAAATTAAAAAGACGTTACAACCCTATTTAGAAAAATCATTAGCATTAATCAAAAAGAACAAACTAGAAAGAGAAAAAATCATTCGTGAATTTCCTGTAAAAAAAACGGAGATATATGTTATCGTTGCTACTGGGAATATTTATGAAGATGTCATTCAAGCAAAATCTGCAGCAAAAGCCGGCGCAGATATCATTGCAGTTATTCGTTCAACCGGACAATCGTTATTGGATTATGTTCCTTATGGCATAACTACTGAGGGCTTTGGAGGAACATACGCCACACAAGCAAACTTTAAAATCATGAGACAAGCACTGGATGAAGTTTCAAAAGAAGAACACAGGTATATAAAACTTGTAAATTACGCTTCTGGACTTTGTATGCCTGAAATTGCTGTAATGGCCGCTTTTGAACGACTTGATATTTTACTAAATGATAGTATGTATGGCATTATATTTAGAGATATAAATATGCAAAGAACGTTTATTGACCAATATTTTTCAAGATTGATTAATGCCTATGCAGGAATCATTATAAATACTGGAGAAGATAATTATTTAACAACGTCGGATGCGTTTTCTGAAGCACACACCGTTTTAGCTTCTCAGTTTATCAATGAAGAATTTGCAAAAAGAGCACTTTTGAAAGAAGAATTAATGGGATTAGGGCACGCATTTGA from Bacillota bacterium includes:
- the mutY gene encoding A/G-specific adenine glycosylase gives rise to the protein MTLTKIKFYNLLINWYDIQKRSLPWRDDPTAFRVWISEMMLQQTRVETVIPYFAEFVKRIPEVTILAKITDDELYKLWQGLGYYNRAKNLKKAANIIMNEFDGVIPSTYEELIMLPGIGPYSAGAISSIAFNKKYPAIDGNVLRVIARIFKFQNVLNDKIVKKKIEEKVKQLLPDKRVGDFNQALMEIGAIICLPKGKPNCLNCPFQFDCMAYREDLLQIIPAKKINNARRIEYKTILLLHYNGLYAIHKRLERGLLSNLWEYPNFENYLSKEEVILLLQNEGYSYSNIFDLEEKKHIFSHLEWYLIGYNIEVLSKPKTDLYEWVSLQDIKKVYSIPKAFQYFTPLK
- a CDS encoding MaoC family dehydratase: MKGFTLEEIKVGQTETFTKTFTLEDVELFGKITGDLNPAHMDEEYAKNSIFKKRIVHGMFVGALFSTIFGVKLPGLGSIYTKQSLKFTKPVFFGDTINAKVTVKEIISERNRVVFECVATNQYEECVVLGEAEIMPPR
- a CDS encoding 3-oxoacid CoA-transferase subunit A, with translation MKGLITKEDFKSLLKDGIVLMVGGFLSNGSPERLIDLVLESNVKDLTIICNDGGFENLGVGKLIAKQRVKKLIASHIGTNPFVGTLMQTNEMEVILVPQGTLVERIRAGGAGLGGILTPTGLNTLVEVNKCVITVRGIDYLLEEPLRADISLIGGAIADKFGNLQFIQTMRNFNPVMALASDLVVVDAVKRVEMLDPECIITPFPLVDYILEDETHG
- a CDS encoding 3-oxoacid CoA-transferase subunit B, yielding MDDKQIIAKRISLELKDGDLVNLGIGIPTLVADYIDHNKNITFQAENGVIGLGPLTEEETNLVNAGGNKATILPGGSFIDSLLSFSLIRGGHIDITVLGALEVDEVGSLASWIIPGKKVPGMGGAMDLVVGARKVIIAMTHTNKGKPKILKECMLPLTAFKQANLIVTEMAVISVENDGLHLLEIHPDYTIEEIRQATGAALIIKDVIPMKGI
- a CDS encoding 3-aminobutyryl-CoA ammonia lyase; its protein translation is MKTMLRVRMSFQDAHYGGNLVDGARILGLFGDVATELLITNDGDEGLFRAYDQVDFFAPVYAGDYLEVYGEITHIGNTSRKMEFSCYKVIQAMPSISPSAASVLENKLLVASATGTCVVPKSLQRK
- a CDS encoding 3-keto-5-aminohexanoate cleavage protein, with the protein product MTKLIITCAITGAEVTKEQNPAVPYTIDENVREAYNAYLAGASIIHLHARMDDGSPTQDENRFQELIHAIKEKCPDVIIQVSTGGALGMSRTERLAPLNLNPEMATLDCGTLNFGGDDIFVNTENDIIYFAKTMHEKKVPYELECFEKGHVDTVLRLYRKGYIISPLRFSFVLGVNGGMSGEQRDFRFLKESIPEEATFSVAGIGKFEFSLAEESIIQGGHVRVGLEDNLYIEKNRLASSNAELVYKIVDIAKKHHREIASPKEAREILGME
- a CDS encoding L-erythro-3,5-diaminohexanoate dehydrogenase, producing MNKLCKYGTHRVLSPLKALPQGADILDNTMICQDNEILIDVKTLNIDSASFTQIKNVSNGNIEAMSEMILSIVSMRGKMQNPVTGSGGMLLGTVKEIGSSLKKDLKIGDEIASLVSLSLTPLKIHKILQIHPEKDQVDIIGEAILFETGIYAKIPSDLPSHLVLSALDVAGAPAQVNRLVKKGQSVLILGASGKSGLLCAYQARKNTGEKGNVIGVIYDESQLEELQRLDVCHQIIIGDARNPMEIYEKVLQVNQNELVDITINVVNIPNTEMTSILPTKNTGIVYFFSMATSFTKAALGAEGIASEATMIIGNGYTENHAELTLNLLRESPTLYDIFMKRYGKEE
- the ablA gene encoding lysine 2,3-aminomutase; its protein translation is MIQTNDAYLERKKKYFPNILDSQWNDWHWQVKNRITSVEELNKYLNVSKEESSDIANVLKKFRMAITPYYLTLIDPENPDCPIRKQAIPGISELLIGKNDMVDPLDEDVDSPVPGLTHRYPDRVLFLITDMCSVYCRHCTRRRFAGQTDHQAPSERINKAIEYIKNTPQIRDVLLSGGDALLLSDQMLESIISRLREIEHVEIIRLGTRVPVVMPQRITTELVDMLKKYHPIWVNTHFNHVNEITKESKEAIDRLADAGIPLGNQSVLLRGVNDCLPTMKKLVTKLAQIRVRPYYIYQCDLSVGIEHFRTPISKGIEIMEGLRGHVSGYCVPTFVVDAPGGGGKIPLMPNYIISMAPNRVVLRNYEGVITTYSEPTDYVNIDDCENGNSDSVRGVSALLSGKRISIEPSSLERRKRPLKQ
- a CDS encoding lysine 5,6-aminomutase subunit alpha, which codes for MKKLHLNQDNIDACRLYATQITDDVQHFIYQHTTVAVERSVCRMLGIDGIDEFDVPIPNVMVDDVLKNGDLSLGISSYIASALEHLGISLDEFVKQYNLKKVKLCDYPLLTPTQIKKTLQPYLEKSLALIKKNKLEREKIIREFPVKKTEIYVIVATGNIYEDVIQAKSAAKAGADIIAVIRSTGQSLLDYVPYGITTEGFGGTYATQANFKIMRQALDEVSKEEHRYIKLVNYASGLCMPEIAVMAAFERLDILLNDSMYGIIFRDINMQRTFIDQYFSRLINAYAGIIINTGEDNYLTTSDAFSEAHTVLASQFINEEFAKRALLKEELMGLGHAFEIEPMIENSFLYEIAQAQMAREIFPNAPLKYMPPTKHINGNIFKAYMQNTMFNIATTLTGQSIHLLGMMTEAIHTPFMSDRFLAIENAKIIQTAMKDLGDEIDYKPNGIIQTRAQEVLLNAKTILKEIKENTLFHSLENGVFANVKRSFTGGKGLDGVIKKHVNYINVVQDAIKEELNEN